A window of the Henckelia pumila isolate YLH828 chromosome 3, ASM3356847v2, whole genome shotgun sequence genome harbors these coding sequences:
- the LOC140888941 gene encoding uncharacterized protein — translation MASSSYQPQSERSMMQKSAGIHQVDAFTSMTAQLEAMNKKIDGLSLGNSAMRIQEVFCDRCQGEHFTKDCQTGNLFYVQDEAPVNHVGSQNRPKFDPYSNTYNPGWKKHPKISWGGQNNQSRPYQNQNHVKQPQEEKSNLEQMMQNFISSTETRMQNQDATIRGLENQIGQLAKRMSNREPGTLPSDTETNPKEQVKSVELRSGKKLETKALEHEEKNNEGEKDPSAGKSFDSTQSPTSKSNIVIPPSFPAALKKAKLDSQFSKFLEVFKKLHINIPFVDALLQMPSYANFLKKILASKRKIEEHIMVNLTENYSALVQNKILPKLKDPGSFSIPCMIGDVVFHKALCDLCANINLMPFSVFRKLGMGEPKPTRVSLQLADRSIKYPHGIIEDVLVKVDKFIFPVDFVVLDMEEDLDMPLILGRPFLATGKALIDMQKRKLLLRVGE, via the coding sequence ATGGCATCTAGTAGCTATCAACCTCAATCTGAAAGGAGCATGATGCAAAAATCAGCAGGAATTCATCAAGTGGACGCATTCACTTCGATGACAGCACAACTGGAGGCTATGAATAAGAAGATTGATGGATTGAGCTTAGGAAATTCTGCGATGCGCATTCAGGAGGTGTTCTGCGATAGGTGCCAAGGTGAGCATTTCACTAAAGATTGTCAAACTGGTAATCTTTTTTATGTGCAGGATGAGGCACCAGTGAATCATGTGGGAAGCCAAAATCGCCCCAAGTTTGACCCGTATTCAAATACATATAATCCGGGGTGGaaaaaacatccaaaaatttcTTGGGGTGGTCAAAACAATCAGTCTAGGCCATATCAGAATCAAAATCACGTGAAGCAACCTCAAGAGGAGAAGTCCAATTTAGAGCAAATGATGCAAAATTTTATATCATCCACTGAGACTCGAATGCAGAACCAAGACGCAACTATAAGGGGTTTGGAAAATCAAATAGGGCAGCTGGCAAAGAGGATGTCAAATCGAGAGCCAGGAACTTTGCCAAGTGACACTGAGACTAATCCAAAGGAGCAAGTAAAGTCCGTGGAGTTGCGAAGTGGGAAGAAACTGGAAACCAAGGCGTTGGAGCACGAAGAGAAAAATAATGAAGGTGAGAAAGATCCATCTGCAGGTAAGTCATTTGACTCTACACAATCACCCACATCAAAATCTAATATTGTTATTCCACCTTCGTTTCCTGCAGCACTGAAGAAAGCGAAACTTGATtcgcaattttcaaaatttcttgAGGTGTTTAAGAAGTTACATATTAATATACCTTTTGTTGATGCATTGTTGCAAATGCCTAGTTATGCAAACTTTTTGAAGAAAATCTTAGCAAGCAAGAGGAAAATAGAGGAGCATATCATGGTAAACTTAACTGAAAATTATTCTGCATTAGTGCAAAACAAAATTCTACCGAAgttgaaagatccagggagtttttctatcccTTGCATGATTGGTGATGTGGTTTTTCATAAGGCTCTTTGTGATTTGTGTGCCAACATTAACTTGATGCCATTTTCTGTGTTTAGGAAGCTTGGAATGGGAGAACCAAAGCCTACAAGAGTTTCTCTGCAACTGGCAGATAGATCCATAAAGTATCCACATGGAATAATTGAAGATGTGTTGGTTAAAGTGGACAAATTTATTTTCCCAGTAGATTTTGTGGTGCTTGACATGGAGGAGGACCTGGATATGCCATTGATCTTAGGCAGACCTTTTCTGGCAACAGGAAAAGCCCTAATTGACATGCAAAAAAGGAAGTTGTTATTGAGAGTAGGAGAGTAG